A single window of Syngnathus acus chromosome 23, fSynAcu1.2, whole genome shotgun sequence DNA harbors:
- the ntf3 gene encoding neurotrophin-3 — translation MVTFITILQVNLVMSILLYMMVLVYLYGIQATNMGNSRQGQQQQQQLPPTSPDPLNSLIIQLLQADLTRGKNRGNQSQQGKSRDAEHREALPPLLSADGDAEHWREEAGRGGEGQVMMLNSELLRQHKRFNSPRVLLSDRAPLQPPPLYMADDFVSGGLMGERSVNKTRKKRYTEHKSYRGEYSVCDSESQWVTDKTQAVDTRGTPVTVLDKIKTSAAQDIKQYFYETRCRAPRPFKGGCRGIDDKNWNSQCKTTQTYVRALTQVRNSVGWRWIRIDTSCVCALSRKRHRT, via the exons ATGGTTACCTTTATTACG ATCTTACAGGTGAATCTAGTGATGTCCATCCTGCTCTACATGATGGTCCTCGTGTACCTCTATGGTATCCAGGCAACCAACATGGGCAACAGTCGCCAGgggcaacaacagcagcagcagctcccgCCGACAAGTCCGGATCCTTTAAACTCCCTCATCATACAGCTTCTCCAGGCTGACCTGACCAGGGGGAAGAACCGGGGGAACCAAAGCCAGCAGGGGAAAAGCAGGGACGCGGAGCACCGGGAAGCGCTGCCGCCTCTCCTCAGTGCCGACGGCGACGCGGAGCACTGGAGGGAGGAGGCGGGCCGGGGCGGCGAGGGCCAGGTGATGATGTTGAACTCGGAGCTACTGAGGCAGCACAAGCGCTTTAATTCGCCCCGGGTGCTGCTGAGTGACCGGGCGCCGCTGCAACCGCCGCCGCTCTATATGGCGGACGACTTTGTGAGCGGCGGACTGATGGGCGAGAGGTCCGTAAACAAGACCCGGAAGAAGCGCTACACGGAGCACAAGAGTTATCGCGGGGAATATTCGGTGTGCGACAGCGAGAGCCAGTGGGTGACTGATAAAACTCAAGCGGTGGACACCAGGGGGACCCCGGTCACCGTTTTggacaaaattaaaaccaGCGCGGCGCAGGATATTAAACAATACTTTTACGAGACGCGCTGTCGGGCCCCTCGACCTTTTAAGGGAGGCTGTCGGGGCATCGACGACAAGAACTGGAACTCCCAGTGCAAGACCACGCAGACTTACGTGCGGGCGCTGACGCAGGTTCGCAATTCGGTCGGCTGGAGGTGGATACGCATCGACACGTCCTGCGTTTGCGCACTGTCCAGAAAACGTCACAGGACGTAA